A genomic segment from Parolsenella catena encodes:
- the mraY gene encoding phospho-N-acetylmuramoyl-pentapeptide-transferase, which produces MLSALFAGSQYPTYLVFVAVFVAGLLTAVLMPAFIRVMRKDGIGQQVRADGPQTHLVKQGTPTMGGVIMLVGLLLTTVLLARWTPDLILCVCATVGTGLLGLLDDIESVSHGRSLGLTPSQKMAGLIVISVAFCLLAVNWVGIAPTITFPGGLTVDLGVLATQIGPVSVPWLYVFFVFLMLAGLSNAVNLTDGLDGLAGGTVMVVMLAMAMVAFSYDEINLAVFAGAAAGACVGFLWHNCYPASIFMGDTGSLALGAAFAALAILTKTEVTSLVMGGLFICEALSVMMQVISFKSTGKRIFLMAPLHHHFEKKGWSETKVVIRFWIVSAMFAAVGFALYFQLR; this is translated from the coding sequence ATGCTATCTGCCCTGTTTGCCGGGTCTCAGTACCCCACCTACCTCGTGTTCGTCGCGGTGTTCGTCGCAGGTCTTCTCACGGCTGTGCTCATGCCCGCGTTCATCCGCGTCATGCGCAAGGACGGCATCGGCCAGCAGGTGCGCGCGGACGGCCCGCAGACCCACCTCGTGAAGCAGGGGACGCCCACCATGGGCGGCGTCATCATGCTCGTGGGGCTTCTGCTCACCACCGTCCTGCTCGCCCGCTGGACGCCCGACCTCATCCTGTGCGTCTGCGCCACGGTGGGCACCGGCCTGCTCGGCCTTCTCGACGACATCGAGTCCGTGAGCCACGGTCGCTCGCTGGGCCTCACGCCCTCCCAGAAGATGGCCGGGCTCATCGTCATCTCCGTGGCCTTTTGCCTTTTGGCCGTCAACTGGGTTGGCATCGCGCCCACGATCACGTTCCCGGGCGGTCTCACGGTCGACCTTGGCGTGCTCGCGACGCAGATTGGCCCCGTGAGCGTGCCGTGGCTCTACGTATTCTTCGTGTTCCTCATGCTCGCCGGACTGTCGAATGCCGTGAACCTCACGGATGGCCTCGACGGCCTGGCCGGCGGCACCGTCATGGTGGTCATGCTCGCCATGGCGATGGTGGCCTTCAGCTACGACGAGATCAACCTCGCGGTCTTCGCGGGTGCGGCAGCCGGTGCCTGCGTGGGCTTTCTGTGGCACAACTGCTACCCGGCCTCCATCTTCATGGGCGACACCGGCTCGCTCGCGCTCGGCGCGGCCTTCGCGGCCCTCGCCATCCTCACCAAGACCGAGGTGACGTCGCTTGTCATGGGCGGCCTGTTCATCTGCGAGGCGCTCTCGGTCATGATGCAGGTCATCAGCTTCAAGTCGACCGGCAAGCGCATCTTCCTGATGGCGCCGCTCCACCACCACTTCGAGAAGAAGGGCTGGAGCGAGACGAAGGTCGTCATCCGCTTCTGGATCGTGAGCGCCATGTTCGCGGCCGTGGGCTTTGCGCTGTACTTCCAGCTTCGATAG